In Amaranthus tricolor cultivar Red isolate AtriRed21 chromosome 5, ASM2621246v1, whole genome shotgun sequence, a genomic segment contains:
- the LOC130813095 gene encoding chromatin modification-related protein EAF1 B-like isoform X1, with product MHGFSSGSTFLVNAEVDSMGGVVDGGVAIGCKPSPRRVAIEKAQAELRLEYDVREERRRELEFLEKGGNPLDFKFGHAASVSVQSTSHTYQHPDQIFTSEAKGSFALTASPHGDSVESSGRLGATTTCEPNSADNFDGENEILEIERKSKHPTRVSITPEHSSQLDGRQNVKESEDSPIFNPKRSQAYRRRNRSRPNRDGGPRSSSNDMVSRGGPNSLPGRHALLSKPAVSENQLEVESDGAHALHLSTTLRDSEVSEGKLISSKETQKELKKASLEADDVTDATTTVEPNLVEGNGNIVAADAKDPPCFDIEKKEGIESAAQLDESGKINGEGMSTLDNAHISENIVLTKGLDFGSSCTHTSFSVDGNGNIKSDLYTKKNIECNGTPMEPKLPPGENSISVDEERLYEKLAVNHVESASCIKEDQNFVSHPGNGFADKEKVVNIDGFSSRDKAECLNLEKLVPVEQAATKSDKKHCLIDDSIPTAESSCPESTHSSMEPSHEVNKNDLLVPPSTLNPLTSSESQKMQVDKAHEDRVLEEARIIEAKRNRIAELSVGLMPRESRCKSQWDFVIEEMIWLANDFTQERVWKMTAAAQICHRAAFASRLKMQKRSKCWKQKSVARTLAKAVIDFWHSACSLSESVASSQSEKCNVVLSSGAEESVPTKGAVGGSDKDVASEEKQQSTGQKQDLAVFGYAVRFLKYNCSLPHHVTVDCLELPDVPCDIGSTESLWQDQLTEGNLFYVVPPGAMETYRESIESYMAELERASNNIQEEVDTSMYEPTEEIGYQEDDYEEDEGKHVYILGSLDGERPHKKKRKNMKFNAPRSYEIGVEIGYGRCLEKNGPLLPSKRPAINSNTGSIPIKRVRTAPRQRVTGPIGVGSAGISPMPNRTDASSGDTNSFQDDLSTPRAANAARGSEVDSPLDFDKQSLYDTEFLTKSKKKKKIKNQSSAYSGWQIDPSAHNEQKDHVRKRLDSPLESNGTGVVFAQHSKKPKTLKYTENAFDMPISGPIASPVTSQSNISSQRILKVQVRDRIRKAKALKVPAVQPGSGSPWSSFEDQALIVLVHDMGPNWELVSDAINSTLRFKCIFRKPEECKERHKVLMDQTPGDGADSAEDSGSSQPYPSTLPGIPKGSARQLFQQLQRPMEEDTIKSHFEKIILIGKQLHYRKKQNDIQDLKQIAPVHGSHVAALSLVIPNNLNGVILTPHDLCDIAVSNQDVMPLGFQGPHTGGFTLPNQGASPSMHPQSGLNSSIQGLPGSPSMGLGNNLTSQSSQFANSRDARYPVPRSTSMPMEEQQRLQQYNHMPPGRNVQPSNLSSGSLSGIDRGVRILPGGNGGGLVAGMSRSMPTSRPGLQGAPSSSMLNSGSMLSSNIGGMSTNMNIHSGTASGQGNPIFRSRDALHMVRHGQNSDHQRQMILPESSSPGVPNFGAISSGFTNQTTSPPLQSYAGHHHQQHPIPQQHSHVLGGPHAHLSGANHSVTPEQQAAYIRIARDRKLQQRLLQRQNQQQQLPSSSALMTHAHTPGQIPVSSVQASSLQSPSSSQPVSLPPLTTPSPITHVSSQSSQQQKHQVSPQGLVRNAQSSGNGLMNQMGKQRQRQVQQLQQQYQQSSRQHPQQRQQSQSGQQAKHSKGMGRNNLVMHQNQPIDPSHLNGVTANPGNQVAEKGEQAVHLMQSQGLYSGSGINIMQPSKSLASPQTSSHLQHQKSYVNTVPATPKQVQQNSLQLDGGNEGQVPVVSASPASSGASQGLPSTAVPPLNHQQLQGHSQPPIKPTSQSQPALQRTVQPKRQVNSDSTAKSQPDTAPVEQQFVNKSNLSAGVAKSCVENTSGLPLSFSASTVASKQAQESPGDSAMTNTSIPSVPISSPTRTSSSCNETLPSVSDSLVQRQFSGNVATHGNGVQFQHQQSQLQRPSPLQPILTQKQSPHQLPQLEKSPQSMSQPQPQSQIQAGQNSVFTRSPNSRLE from the exons ATGCATGGATTTAGTTCCGGATCTACTTTCCTCGTAAATGCTGAGGTTGATTCCATGGGAGGAGTTGTTGATGGTGGAGTTGCTATTGGTTGCAAACCCTCTCCACGTCGAGTAGCAATTGAGAAAGCACAGGCTGAGCTACG GCTAGAATATGATGTTCGAGAGGAGAGAAGGAGAGAACTTGAGTTTCTTGAGAAA GGTGGAAACCCTCTAGATTTCAAGTTTGGTCATGCAGCGTCAGTGAGTGTCCAGTCTACCTCGCACACATATCAACACCCAGATCAGATTTTCACTAG TGAAGCAAAAGGTAGTTTTGCATTGACTGCCTCACCTCATGGAGATTCTGTTGAAAGTAGTGGGAGATTGGGTGCCACTACAACCTGTGAACCAAATAGTGCTGATAACTTTGATGGTGAGAATGAAATTCTTGAAATTGAAAGAAAGTCTAAACATCCTACAAGAGTTAGCATCACTCCTGAGCATTCATCTCAGCTTGATGGGAGACAAAATGTCAAGGAGTCTGAAGATTCCCCTATATTCAACCCCAAAAGAAGTCAAGCATATAGGAGAAGAAACCGGTCTAGGCCAAACCGTGATGGTGGTCCTCGATCAAGTTCCAACGACATGGTGTCTCGTGGTGGACCTAATTCTTTGCCTGGTCGACATGCTTTGCTTTCCAAACCTGCTGTATCTGAAAATCAGCTTGAAGTAGAGTCTGATGGTGCACATGCTCTGCATTTATCTACAACCTTAAGAGACAGTGAAGTTTCTGAAGGTAAGCTGATAAGTTCAAAAGAAACAcaaaaagaactaaaaaaaGCAAGTCTAGAAGCCGATGATGTTACTGATGCTACAACTACTGTTGAGCCCAATTTAGTTGAAGGAAACGGAAATATAGTTGCGGCAGATGCGAAAGATCCTCCTTGTTTTGATATAGAGAAAAAAGAAGGTATTGAAAGTGCTGCACAATTGGATGAGTCTGGTAAGATCAATGGGGAGGGCATGTCAACACTAGACAATGCTCATATTAGTGAGAATATAGTTTTAACCAAAGGTCTAGATTTTGGGTCCTCATGCACCCATACTAGCTTTAGTGTAGATGGAAATGGAAATATTAAGAGTGATTTGTATACTAAAAAGAACATAGAATGTAATGGGACCCCCATGGAGCCCAAGCTACCTCCTGGGGAGAATTCTATTAGTGTCGATGAAGAAAGGCTATATGAAAAGCTTGCTGTCAATCATGTGGAAAGTGCTTCTTGCATTAAGGAGGATCAGAATTTTGTCAGCCACCCAGGCAATGGCTTTGCTGACAAAGAGAAAGTAGTTAACATAGATGGATTTTCTTCTAGAGACAAGGCTGAGTGTCTTAATTTGGAGAAGCTAGTACCAGTTGAGCAGGCTGCGACAAAATCAGATAAAAAGCATTGTCTCATTGATGATTCCATTCCCACAGCAGAGAGTTCTTGTCCAGAGAGTACACATTCCTCAATGGAGCCTTCTCACGAGGTTAATAAGAATGATTTACTTGTACCACCTTCCACTTTGAATCCTCTTACTTCTAGTGAAAGCCAGAAGATGCAGGTTGATAAGGCACATGAGGACAGGGTATTGGAAGAGGCACGGATCATAGAG GCTAAACGTAATAGAATAGCAGAGTTATCGGTTGGTTTGATGCCGAGGGAGAGCCGATGTAAGTCTCAGTGGGATTTTGTCATTGAAGAGATGATTTGGTTAGCAAATGATTTTACACAG GAACGTGTTTGGAAGATGACTGCTGCTGCTCAAATTTGTCACCGCGCAGCCTTTGCTTCTCGATTAAAGATGCAGAAACGAAGTAAGTGCTGGAAGCAGAAAAGTGTAGCCCGCACCTTGGCAAAGGCTGTGATTGATTTTTGGCATTCAGCTTGTTCTCTCTCGGAGAGTGTTGCCTCTTCTCAGTCAGAGAAATGTAATGTTGTTCTTTCATCTGGGGCAGAAGAAAGTGTACCCACTAAGGGTGCTGTTGGAGGTTCTGATAAG GATGTGGCTTCTGAAGAAAAGCAGCAATCTACGGGGCAAAAGCAGGATCTCGCTGTCTTTGGATACGCTGTtagatttttgaaatataatTGCTCTTTACCACATCATGTCACAGTTGATTGTTTAGAGCTTCCAGATGTACCTTGTGATATTGGCTCAACAGAAAGTTTGTGGCAAGACCAGCTTACAGAG GGAAATCTCTTCTATGTGGTTCCACCTGGTGCAATGGAGACCTACAGAGAATCAATTGAATCATATATGGCAGAGTTGGAG AGGGCCAGCAACAATATACAAGAGGAAGTTGATACTTCTATGTATGAGCCCACCGAAG AAATTGGATATCAAGAGGATGACTATGAGGAAGATGAAGGAAAACATGTGTATATTTTAGGATCACTTGATGGTGAACGACCACATAAAAAGAAACGGAAAAATATGAAGTTTAATGCTCCTAGATCATATGAAATTGGTGTAGAAATTGGCTATGGGCGCTGCCTGGAGAAAAACGGGCCCTTGTTGCCCAGTAAAAGACCTGCCATCAATTCCAATACTGGGTCTATTCCCATAAAAAGGGTGCGAACTGCCCCGAGGCAGAGAGTCACTGGTCCTATTGGGGTTGGGTCTGCTGGCATTTCCCCAATGCCAAACAGGACAGATGCTTCCAGTGGAGATACTAACTCTTTTCAGGATGATCTGAGCACTCCACGTGCTGCTAATGCGGCAAGAGGATCTGAGGTGGATTCTCCTTTGGACTTCGACAAGCAGTCTCTATATGATACAGAATTTCTAACAAAGtctaagaaaaagaagaaaattaagAATCAG AGTTCAGCATACTCGGGGTGGCAGATTGATCCTTCTGCGCATAATGAACAG AAGGATCATGTGCGAAAAAGACTGGATAGCCCTCTTGAGTCCAATGGGACTGGCG TTGTGTTTGCCCAACATTCTAAGAAGCCAAAGACATTGAAGTACACCGAAAATGCATTTGACATGCCCATAAGTGGACCAATTGCTTCGCCAGTTACTTCGCAAAGTAACATTTCCAGCCAGAGAATACTTAAAGTGCAAGTCCGGGATAGGATTAGAAAAGCTAAAGCACTTAAG GTGCCTGCTGTACAGCCTGGTTCAGGCAGCCCATGGTCTTCATTTGAAGATCAG GCACTTATTGTGCTTGTTCATGATATGGGTCCAAACTGGGAGCTTGTTAGTGATGCTATTAACAGTACTTTGCGATTCAAG TGTATTTTCCGGAAACCTGAAGAATGCAAGGAACGACACAAAGTTTTGATGGACCAAACTCCTGGCGATGGTGCTGATAGTGCTGAAGATTCTGGATCTTCTCAACCTTATCCTTCGACGTTACCAGGGATACCAAAG GGCAGTGCAAGACAATTGTTTCAGCAATTGCAGAGACCGATGGAGGAGGACACTATTAAGTCTCATTTTGAGAAGATTATTCTTATTGGAAAGCAGTTGCATTACCGGAAGAAACAG AATGATATTCAGGATCTGAAGCAAATAGCACCTGTTCATGGTTCCCATGTTGCGGCACTCTCCCTAGTCATTCCAAATAATTTGAATGGGGTGATTCTCAC GCCACATGATCTGTGTGATATTGCTGTGTCAAACCAAGATGTAATGCCACTTGGGTTTCAAGGCCCGCATACTGGAGGTTTTACATTGCCAAATCAGGGTGCTAGCCCATCGATGCACCCGCAAAGTGGGCTCAATTCCTCAATTCAGGGTCTTCCAGGTTCCCCAAGCATGGGTCTTGGTAACAATTTGACATCTCAGTCGTCCCAGTTCGCTAACTCTCG GGATGCTAGATACCCAGTCCCAAGGTCGACATCAATGCCAATGGAGGAGCAGCAAAGACTTCAGCAGTACAATCATATGCCACCTGGTAGAAATGTTCAGCCGTCAAATTTGTCTTCTGGGTCTCTTTCAGGAATTGATCGGGGTGTGCGCATACTTCCCGGTGGAAACGGTGGTGGCCTGGTGGCTGGAATGAGCCGAAGTATGCCAACTTCAAGACCAGGACTTCAAGGAGCTCCGTCATCATCTATGCTTAATTCTGGAAGTATGCTTTCCTCCAATATTGGAGGGATGTCTACCAATATGAATATACACTCTGGAACAGCTTCTGGTCAAGGGAATCCAATTTTTAGATCTCGTGATGCACTGCATATGGTGAGG CATGGGCAAAATTCAGACCATCAAAGACAGATGATCTTGCCAGAATCGAGTAGTCCAGGGGTCCCAAACTTTGGTGCAATTAGCTCTGGTTTTACTAATCAGACTACTTCTCCACCACTTCAATCATATGCTGGACATCACCACCAGCAGCATCCAATACCACAGCAACATTCTCATGTGCTGGGTGGTCCACATGCGCATCTTTCTGGAGCAAATCACTCTGTTACTCCAGAGCAACAAGCTGCCTATATACGCATTGCCAGGGACAGGAAACTTCAACAAAGATTGTTGCAGAGACAGAATCAACAGCAACAGCTTCCGTCTTCTAGTGCATTGATGACACATGCTCATACTCCGGGTCAGATACCCGTATCATCAGTTCAGGCTTCGTCACTTCAATCACCATCTTCTTCTCAGCCTGTATCATTGCCTCCGTTGACTACACCATCTCCCATAACTCATGTATCTTCACAGTCATCGCAGCAGCAAAAGCATCAAGTATCACCTCAAGGACTTGTGCGGAATGCTCAAAGTAGTGGAAATGGATTGATGAATCAGATGGGAAAGCAACGTCAAAGACAAGTACAGCAGCTTCAGCAACAGTATCAGCAATCCAGTAGGCAGCATCCACAACAACGCCAACAATCACAGTCTGGACAGCAGGCTAAACATTCTAAAGGAATGGGGAGAAATAACTTGGTCATGCATCAGAATCAACCCATTGACCCATCTCATCTGAATGGCGTTACAGCTAACCCTGGAAACCAAGTTGCTGAGAAAGGGGAGCAAGCTGTGCACTTGATGCAATCTCAGGGCTTATATTCAGGGTCTGGTATAAATATTATGCAACCATCAAAATCTCTGGCTTCACCTCAGACTTCGAGTCATTTGCAACATCAAAAATCATATGTAAATACTGTTCCGGCAACACCCAAGCAAGTACAACAGAATTCTTTACAGTTAGATGGTGGCAACGAAGGCCAGGTTCCTGTGGTTTCTGCTAGTCCAGCATCTTCAGGCGCATCCCAAGGTCTTCCATCGACGGCAGTACCTCCTCTTAACCATCAACAGTTGCAAGGGCATTCACAGCCTCCAATTAAGCCAACTAGTCAATCTCAACCTGCTCTTCAGAGGACAGTTCAGCCAAAACGGCAAGTGAATTCTGATTCCACGGCCAAGTCACAACCTGATACTGCGCCAGTGGAGCAGCAATTTGTGAACAAATCTAATTTAAGTGCTGGTGTTGCAAAATCATGTGTTGAAAATACAAGCGGTTTACCTCTTTCATTTTCTGCCAGCACTGTTGCGAGTAAACAAGCTCAGGAATCTCCAGGCGATTCTGCAATGACTAATACATCCATTCCATCAGTTCCTATTAGCAGCCCAACTCGTACAAGCTCATCATGTAACGAGACATTACCATCAGTTAGTGATAGTCTGGTGCAAAGACAGTTTTCTGGTAACGTGGCAACTCATGGAAATGGGGTGCAATTTCAGCACCAACAATCACAGTTACAACGCCCCTCACCACTTCAACCTATATTAACACAAAAGCAGTCACCCCATCAGCTGCCGCAGCTTGAAAAATCACCCCAAAGTATGTCACAGCCACAGCCTCAGTCACAGATTCAAGCTGGGCAAAACAGTGTTTTCACAAGATCCCCAAATTCCAGATTGGAATGA